AGGCCAATCCCGAGATTGACCAGCGTGTCCGGCTGAATTTCCTGTGCAACCCGGCGGGCGATGATTTCCTTGGCATCCATCAGTGAGCCCTCTCCAACAGGTGATCCACGAGAATTCCCGGGGTCTTGACGGAATCCGGCGAGATGACGCCGACCGGGACGATCGTCTGAGGTTCGGCAATCACGGTCGCACCGGCCATCGCCATGATCGGGTTGAAGTTATGCGCGGTCAGCGAATACTCGAGGTTGCCGACATAATCGGCCTGTTGCGCGGCAATCAGCGCAAAATCACCGCCAAGAGGTTCTTCCAGGAGATAGTTCTTGCCGTTGACCGTAACGGTTTGCTTGCCGTCTTCGACCAATGTTCCGATGCCGGTGGGGGTCAGAATGCCGCCAAGTCCGACACCGGCAGCACGGATCCGTTCCACCAGCGTGCCCTGAGGAACGAGATCCACCTCGATCTCACCGGAAATCATCTTTTGCTGTGTTTCAGGATTGAGGCCGATATGCGAAGCGATCACCTTGGACACACAGCCGGAGGTGACCAGCTTGCCGATGCCTTTACCCGGCATGGCCGTGTCGTTGGCGATCACAACCATGTCTTTGGCACCGCGGGCAACGAGTGCATCGACAAGCCGGTGCGGTGTTCCCACACCCATAAAACCGCCGATCAGCAAAGAAGAGCCGTCCGGTATCATTTCGGCAGCTTCCGCCGCCTTGACCGCATGTTTCATGAATGCGCCCCCGCGAGCCTGTTCAGTTGCTCGAAGATTACCGGTTTCGCCCGGCCTTGCAAATGAAGATTGTGCGACGCACCAGCGCTACTAGCCTGATTGATATGACAAGTCCGGGCTTGCGAGCGTCATGGTTGCTGGGACAAAGCATACAGAGACTGCGCTGCGCATTCGGCCGCAGACTGGATCGAACTGCCATCGTGTCCCATGCGTGCCATGGCGTTGAGACCGAGTAGAACGGTCAGGACATAAGCTGCCAGATTGCGGGCGCGATCCAAAGAGAGGTCTGGATCGGTATGCAGCCGTTGTGTGAGCCGGGATTCCAACTGTGCCATACGCTCCGAAACGGCTTCCGACGCATCAACCCTGGACGTGCTTGTGCCTGCGGAGGACAGCAGTAAACACCCGCGGAACGGGTTCTCCGACATGAATCGGCCGACGTGCCGCAAGAAACTTGCAACGCCATCAACCGCTGTTACTGCCGGTTCCAGATTGGACAAGCCCGGTTCTGTGACACCCTTCCAGTATCGGTCCATCACGGTTTGGAAGACGTCGTCCTTGCTTCCGAAGGAAGCATAAAAACTGCCGCGCTTGATGCCGGCAGCCGACTGAAGGTCATCTACGGACGTCCCGCCATAGCCCTTTGTCCAGAACACGTCGACGAACGCGTCCATTGCGGCATCTTCATCAAAACTCTTCGGTCTTCCTGCCATGCCTAGTCATCAGGTTGCGGCCCGGCCGACAAAAATGCCGGCCGGGGACGGGGTTATTCTGCAGCTTCGCGCGCCGGCGGTGTCCATGCAAATTTTTCGAACACCTTGTCGACCGGCGTTTCTGCCAAGTGATTGACATAGTTCGACATGACCTTTTGGGCCAGCCCAAGAATGATGTCGAGCACATTGCGTTTGGTGAAGCCGGCATCAAGGAAGGTTTGAACATCGGCGTCACTGACATTCCCGCGCTGACGCACCACCTTCAGCGTGAAATCGCGAAGGGATTCCAGGCGCGGATCCGCCAGTGGTGTGTTGTCGCGCAGCGCATCAATCACGTCCTGCGGCACTTTTTGCATGTGTGCAATTCCAGTGTGCGCCGGTACACAATAGTGGCACTCGTGCTCGACGTTGATGGTCAGCCAGACAACGTTTTGTTCGACCGTTGAGAGACTGGTCTGCTGGAACAGCTCATGAAGCTTTTGATAGGCCTCAAGGTGTTGTGGCGACTCAGACATCACTGCGTGCAGGCCCGGGATCCGGCCAAATGCCTTTTCAGATCTTTCCAGAAGTTCAGCGCCGCCTTCCGGCGCAGTTTCCTTGGTGTGCAATTGAAAGTCAGTCATTGAATTCTCCATCGGGTGGCGCGATTGCCAAACCACAGATAGGTATTCTGTACTTAGTAGTCAAAAATAAATCCAACGCGGGAAAGGGCAGAAATCCGAGCATTTGTCCGGCGCTCTCAAAAACGTGTCCAGGTCTTGAAAATGCGTGAGGAAAGATAGGCGGTCCAATCCCAAAGATGCTGCTGGGTTCGGTGTGCCATGGACCTGTCTTGAGTGCCAGGCGCCGGGTAACACCCGGTGAGGGTGACCTTTTAGAAGGTGCGGAAGAAGGCACGCGGACTCGGTATATGAGTCCGCCATGATCTTCGGAACGTTTTTAATTTATTGTTTTTGAAAGGCTTTTGTTAAAGTGAAAAATTGTAGCTTGATGTGAAAGATCAACCTTTGCGGGAATTCATCTTTCGCTTGACCTCCCATTAAGGTGTGGCAGCGTGAGTACGATTCGAATGCAGGAAGGGCTGTTTTGGATTTGTTGTTTGTAGTTATCGGTCTTGTTGTTTTTTTCATTGCCCTGGTTTTGCCCGTTGCACTCTTGGCTAGGGTGTCCCGTGTTGAACGTCAAGTCTCAACGCTCTTGCAGGATTTTCATAAGATGCATGCCGAGCTTGCAAGTCTGAAGGCGGTCTTTGCAGATAAAAGCGCATCTCCAGATACAGATACAGATGCGGCTGAGGCGAGTGACACCGCAGACCGCAGAAAATCGGCTGCGCGTCCGTCAGGTGCTTTAGAGGAGGCTGATGAACCTCAATCGCCAAACATGGATTTCCAAATTGGGCCTTGGCGCGCGGAAAAACCTACAAAAGCAACGGGCATTTCCGAGGAAGAGAAAACAGTGCCGTCTGTCGCGGCAAGTGTTTCGGAAGCCGAGCCGCAGGCATCTGCCAGTATCGTAAAGGAACAAACAATTGGCGCGCGATGGAGCATTTGGGTTGGCGGTGTAACGCTGGCTATTGGTGGCATTTTCCTGGTCAAATACGCGGTGGACCATGGCGTTCTCGGGCCCCTTCCTCGCATTCTTATTGGGGCTCTGCTCGGCATGGTGCTTCTTGTCGGCGGTGAGTGGAGCCGGCGGCAACCGCGGCGTTTCAAAGTACCGGGATATGACAATGCCAACATCCCGGCGACGCTCACCGCTTCAG
This window of the Roseibium alexandrii DFL-11 genome carries:
- a CDS encoding carboxymuconolactone decarboxylase family protein; amino-acid sequence: MTDFQLHTKETAPEGGAELLERSEKAFGRIPGLHAVMSESPQHLEAYQKLHELFQQTSLSTVEQNVVWLTINVEHECHYCVPAHTGIAHMQKVPQDVIDALRDNTPLADPRLESLRDFTLKVVRQRGNVSDADVQTFLDAGFTKRNVLDIILGLAQKVMSNYVNHLAETPVDKVFEKFAWTPPAREAAE
- a CDS encoding TetR/AcrR family transcriptional regulator, whose product is MAGRPKSFDEDAAMDAFVDVFWTKGYGGTSVDDLQSAAGIKRGSFYASFGSKDDVFQTVMDRYWKGVTEPGLSNLEPAVTAVDGVASFLRHVGRFMSENPFRGCLLLSSAGTSTSRVDASEAVSERMAQLESRLTQRLHTDPDLSLDRARNLAAYVLTVLLGLNAMARMGHDGSSIQSAAECAAQSLYALSQQP
- a CDS encoding CoA transferase subunit A, whose protein sequence is MKHAVKAAEAAEMIPDGSSLLIGGFMGVGTPHRLVDALVARGAKDMVVIANDTAMPGKGIGKLVTSGCVSKVIASHIGLNPETQQKMISGEIEVDLVPQGTLVERIRAAGVGLGGILTPTGIGTLVEDGKQTVTVNGKNYLLEEPLGGDFALIAAQQADYVGNLEYSLTAHNFNPIMAMAGATVIAEPQTIVPVGVISPDSVKTPGILVDHLLERAH